One Leptospira terpstrae serovar Hualin str. LT 11-33 = ATCC 700639 genomic window, ACAGAGTAATAGCAAAGTGGTGATTTGTTAATTGGATGAAATTTTAAGTAGTTAGGCTTGTTGTTTAATATGAAATTTAGATTGTAACCTGAATCAATAAAGTCTCCTTCGGTATCGTCCCAACTAGAAATAAAGAGATTGTTAAATTCGTTATAAATCCCAAATATTTTTTCATTTTTTCTAACAGATGTATAATATTTATTTTTAACTTCTGCTATTAGGTAATTATTTGATTTAGAATTTATAAATTCCGAATATACGGCATTTTCTATGTTTATGGTTTTAATTTTTTCTTTATTTTTCAGTAAGTTAGAGGATTTAAGGTTTTCTATAACATATTCTGAATTTGGGCATAGTTTTTGTTCTACTGCGCTTTGTTCAAAGCTAAGATACGCATCGAATAAGTATCCGACGTTATTTAGATACTTTGCTTTTATCCAGTTTCCACTTTTATTATTTATCTGGTCGGGTGTAGTTGGAGAGTCAATTATACTAATTTTTGAATTATTTGGAATTAAAAGTATCTTATTTGAATTTTTGGTTGGCTTTTCTCGAAGAATTAATCCACCGTCTGCATTTACATATGCAGTTTTGTTTTCTTTTAAACTACAGTTTGTTTGTAAAACAAAAAGAAATAGAGGAAATAAAGAATAAGCAAATTTATTCATAGTTAATTTGATATGATTTTACAAAAATTGCGCTTAACGAACTAGGCTAATCGACGTAGGCTGACCCTGAGTCCCGGAAACGGGACGTTAGGGACTGGAACGACGCTTGCGTAAGCAAGAGGAGTGCCAGAAGCCTATGTGTCGCAGACCGAGCGAGGCCGCAAGTGCCGAAGCGAAGCGATTCGCCGCTGTTATGCGCCGTCACCAGAATCATAAAACCTTTTATCTCGTAGGGAAATTTTAATCTGATCAGAAAAATAATCATCAAATTCCTGAAAGTGCAATTTGTAAAAATAATTAATTTTTCTTTCCTTAGTTTCCCCATCTTCT contains:
- a CDS encoding SH3 domain-containing protein, whose translation is MNKFAYSLFPLFLFVLQTNCSLKENKTAYVNADGGLILREKPTKNSNKILLIPNNSKISIIDSPTTPDQINNKSGNWIKAKYLNNVGYLFDAYLSFEQSAVEQKLCPNSEYVIENLKSSNLLKNKEKIKTINIENAVYSEFINSKSNNYLIAEVKNKYYTSVRKNEKIFGIYNEFNNLFISSWDDTEGDFIDSGYNLNFILNNKPNYLKFHPINKSPLCYYSVVAAYAYPKVENRFLNQKIFSRVSYPECNFENPPDNLSPENSIEIIPKKFKRESILIINFESNMISFEEFCDKEKNDEIMKLWENAKSLNIKEL